The proteins below are encoded in one region of Candidatus Manganitrophaceae bacterium:
- a CDS encoding bifunctional folylpolyglutamate synthase/dihydrofolate synthase produces MVHTEALEYLYQLQRHGVRPGLERMDALLTLLEHPEHQFQSVHIAGTNGKGSTAAMVASALIQGRSTVGLYTSPHLIDFSERIVVSGVPISHEEIVQLTEHIREKIKFRVPRLLEEISFFEFTTAMAFLFFFEKKVDLAVVEVGMGGRFDATNLLSPLVTGITHIGLDHQQYLGTTLEEIIAEKAGIIKESTPIVTSVSQPELLTVLEKKARERNAPLIRLGHEITLSITDPAQPIRFNAPSRFDYDGLKERRVECGLLGRHQIDNAAVAIGLLEQLGLRGVPLSEQDLLEGIRQVSWKGRLEILQEQPLFLLDGAHNPSSAKRLGEFLSRVDPDRSGKHWMLIGMMSDKNIPEVLSPLIGWTDAFIFSRPEIKRAADPNEIMDSVLCVSKETSSREGFPSCTVREKVFDALTYIKAFIRPEDTLVITGSFYTVGEAKALLTGTSPSLIRG; encoded by the coding sequence ATGGTTCATACAGAAGCCTTGGAATACCTTTATCAATTACAGCGTCATGGGGTTCGACCCGGCCTTGAGCGGATGGATGCCCTCCTCACCCTCCTTGAGCATCCGGAACATCAATTTCAGTCTGTTCATATTGCAGGGACGAACGGCAAAGGGTCGACTGCCGCGATGGTCGCATCCGCACTCATCCAGGGCAGGTCTACGGTCGGACTGTATACCTCGCCTCACCTCATTGACTTCTCGGAACGGATCGTTGTATCGGGGGTTCCAATTTCCCATGAAGAGATCGTCCAACTCACAGAGCATATCCGTGAAAAGATAAAATTCCGTGTGCCTCGCCTTCTGGAGGAGATCTCATTTTTTGAGTTCACGACCGCGATGGCCTTTCTCTTTTTTTTCGAGAAGAAAGTCGATCTAGCCGTGGTGGAGGTTGGCATGGGCGGGCGCTTCGATGCCACCAATCTTCTGTCCCCGCTCGTCACCGGAATCACCCACATCGGCCTGGACCATCAGCAGTACCTCGGAACGACACTCGAGGAAATCATAGCCGAGAAAGCTGGAATCATTAAAGAAAGTACCCCTATCGTCACCTCGGTATCACAACCCGAACTTCTCACTGTTTTGGAAAAGAAGGCCCGCGAGAGGAACGCGCCCCTGATCCGCCTCGGGCATGAAATCACACTCTCCATAACAGATCCGGCACAGCCGATCCGGTTTAACGCACCCTCGCGCTTTGACTATGATGGACTCAAAGAACGGCGCGTTGAATGCGGCCTCCTGGGCCGACACCAAATCGACAATGCCGCCGTGGCGATCGGCCTCCTGGAACAGCTCGGTTTGCGCGGCGTTCCTCTTTCGGAACAGGATCTCCTTGAGGGGATTCGACAGGTTTCCTGGAAGGGCCGACTGGAAATCCTCCAGGAACAGCCCCTGTTCCTGCTCGACGGCGCGCACAACCCATCCAGCGCGAAGAGACTGGGAGAATTCCTCTCGCGTGTTGATCCAGACCGAAGCGGAAAACACTGGATGTTGATCGGGATGATGTCTGACAAAAACATCCCGGAGGTTCTCTCTCCCCTGATCGGCTGGACAGATGCTTTTATCTTTTCCCGTCCCGAAATTAAGCGGGCCGCTGATCCGAATGAAATCATGGACTCTGTTCTCTGCGTCTCAAAAGAGACCTCCTCAAGAGAGGGTTTTCCTTCCTGCACAGTACGAGAAAAGGTTTTCGACGCCCTGACTTATATCAAGGCCTTCATTCGGCCCGAAGATACGCTGGTGATTACCGGATCGTTCTACACCGTGGGAGAGGCCAAGGCCCTCCTAACAGGAACAAGCCCCTCTCTGATTCGCGGGTAG